In Lysinibacillus sp. FSL M8-0337, the following proteins share a genomic window:
- the argC gene encoding N-acetyl-gamma-glutamyl-phosphate reductase, with translation MKVGIVGATGYGGLELIRFLHNHPAVEQIDLFTSSEEGVVFSSRFGHLVTIIDSPLQKIDYEALSKLDVVFASTPSGVTSELLPPLVGKGPKLIDLSGDFRLKNPASYEQWYGKKAAPLEIIEQSVYGLTEWNAHNVKNASLIANPGCYPTAVLLSLLPLLKAQLIDPNYLVIDAKSGISGAGNKPSQTTHFSEVNESFSIYKTNTHQHIPEIEQAISMFANVETTITFNTHLVPMTRGILSTAYAPVMPGITEEQLVACLQTTYEKHPFVRVITDINSLTTNRVKGSNYCDIFVKVDSRTNRATIVAVIDNLVKGAAGQAIQNMNVQLDLPQTTGLDVVPLFI, from the coding sequence ATGAAAGTAGGAATTGTTGGTGCAACAGGTTATGGAGGATTAGAATTAATTCGTTTTTTACATAATCATCCAGCGGTTGAACAGATAGATTTATTTACATCTTCTGAAGAAGGTGTCGTTTTTTCTTCGAGGTTCGGACATTTAGTAACGATTATAGATTCGCCATTGCAAAAAATAGATTATGAAGCGTTATCGAAATTGGATGTAGTATTTGCAAGTACGCCTTCTGGTGTGACAAGTGAGTTATTACCACCTTTAGTTGGAAAAGGTCCGAAGTTAATTGATTTATCAGGTGATTTTCGTTTAAAGAATCCAGCAAGCTATGAACAATGGTACGGGAAAAAGGCAGCACCACTAGAAATTATTGAGCAAAGTGTTTATGGCTTAACAGAGTGGAATGCGCATAATGTAAAAAATGCCTCTCTTATTGCGAACCCAGGATGCTATCCAACAGCTGTTCTGCTGTCGTTATTACCTTTATTAAAAGCGCAATTGATCGACCCGAATTATCTCGTTATAGATGCGAAAAGTGGTATTTCTGGTGCTGGCAATAAACCATCGCAAACAACGCACTTTAGTGAAGTGAACGAAAGCTTCTCCATTTATAAAACAAATACACATCAACATATTCCAGAAATTGAGCAAGCCATTTCAATGTTTGCTAATGTGGAGACGACCATTACTTTTAATACACATTTAGTTCCAATGACACGTGGTATTTTATCGACAGCATACGCACCTGTAATGCCAGGCATCACAGAGGAACAATTAGTGGCTTGCTTACAAACAACATATGAAAAACATCCATTTGTACGGGTGATAACAGATATTAATAGCCTTACTACAAATCGTGTGAAGGGCTCTAACTATTGTGATATTTTCGTAAAAGTTGATAGCCGTACAAATCGAGCAACCATTGTTGCTGTTATTGATAATTTAGTTAAAGGTGCTGCTGGGCAAGCGATTCAAAATATGAATGTGCAATTGGATTTACCACAAACAACAGGCCTAGATGTCGTGCCATTGTTCATTTAA
- the acsA gene encoding acetate--CoA ligase: protein MKTMEKLKAIPGHYNLPNYEEAAANHDWAETEKAFSWHKTGLVNMAYEAIDRHTETSRKNKAALYYTDGKRKEAYSFNEMKRLTNKAANVFKSATNLEKGDRLFIFMPRSPELYFSLLGALKMGVIVGPLFEAFMEGAVYDRLSDSDAKVLVTTPELLGRVPLDKLPNLQHVFLIGSDIEETPQILDFNKRMKEAASTFDIEWMDREDGMILHYTSGSTGAPKGVLHVHNAMIQHYQSTQWVLDLGDRDIYWCTADPGWVTGTSYGIFGPWLNGVTMLIVGGRFSPQAWYQAIEDYSVTVWYSAPTAFRMLMGAGSGMLENYDLSSLRHVLSVGEPLNPEVIRWGCDELGHRIHDTWWMTETGAHMICNYPSMDIKPGSMGKPLPGVYATIVDDAGNEVPPFTMGNLAVRRGWPAMMRQIWGNPERYESYFLKGEWYVSGDSAYMDDEGYFWFQGRVDDVIMTAGERVGPFEVESKLLEHPDVIEAGVIGKPDPVRGEIIKAFVSLREGVEPSDALIENIREFVKRGLSAHAAPREIEFKEKLPKTRSGKIMRRVLKAWELNLPTGDLSTMED, encoded by the coding sequence ATGAAAACAATGGAGAAATTGAAAGCAATACCAGGGCACTATAATTTGCCAAATTATGAGGAGGCAGCAGCGAATCATGATTGGGCTGAAACTGAAAAGGCATTTAGTTGGCATAAAACAGGATTAGTAAACATGGCTTATGAGGCTATTGATCGCCATACAGAAACGTCTAGAAAAAATAAAGCCGCACTGTATTACACGGATGGAAAACGCAAAGAAGCCTATTCTTTTAATGAAATGAAAAGGCTGACAAACAAAGCTGCCAATGTTTTTAAATCTGCGACAAACTTAGAAAAAGGCGATCGTTTATTTATTTTTATGCCGCGTTCACCAGAGCTTTACTTTTCTTTATTAGGCGCATTAAAAATGGGGGTTATTGTAGGGCCTCTATTCGAAGCATTCATGGAAGGAGCGGTATATGACCGTCTTTCAGATAGCGATGCAAAAGTGTTAGTTACAACGCCTGAATTACTGGGTCGAGTACCGTTAGATAAACTTCCTAACTTGCAACATGTATTTTTAATAGGGTCTGATATAGAAGAAACACCGCAAATTTTAGATTTTAATAAACGGATGAAAGAGGCTGCTTCTACATTTGACATTGAGTGGATGGACCGAGAAGACGGTATGATTTTGCATTATACTTCTGGCTCGACAGGTGCTCCAAAAGGCGTGTTACACGTGCACAATGCAATGATTCAGCACTATCAATCTACACAATGGGTACTAGATTTAGGCGACCGTGATATTTATTGGTGTACAGCAGATCCAGGTTGGGTAACGGGGACATCCTATGGCATTTTTGGTCCATGGTTAAATGGTGTGACAATGCTGATTGTGGGTGGTCGCTTCTCACCACAAGCATGGTATCAAGCAATCGAGGATTACAGTGTTACAGTTTGGTATAGTGCGCCAACAGCTTTCCGTATGTTAATGGGGGCTGGTAGTGGAATGTTAGAAAATTATGATTTGTCATCATTACGCCATGTATTGTCTGTTGGAGAACCTCTTAACCCTGAAGTGATACGTTGGGGATGTGACGAATTAGGGCATCGTATTCATGATACGTGGTGGATGACCGAAACCGGCGCGCATATGATTTGTAACTATCCAAGTATGGATATTAAACCGGGTTCCATGGGGAAACCATTGCCTGGCGTCTATGCGACAATTGTAGATGATGCGGGGAATGAAGTACCACCATTTACTATGGGGAATTTAGCGGTACGTCGAGGTTGGCCTGCGATGATGCGTCAAATTTGGGGTAATCCTGAGCGATACGAATCATACTTCCTAAAAGGTGAGTGGTATGTGTCGGGTGATTCAGCTTATATGGATGATGAAGGATATTTTTGGTTCCAAGGTCGAGTAGATGATGTCATTATGACAGCTGGAGAACGTGTAGGACCATTCGAAGTAGAAAGCAAGCTACTAGAACATCCAGATGTCATTGAAGCAGGTGTAATTGGAAAACCAGACCCTGTTCGTGGAGAAATTATTAAAGCATTTGTATCTTTGCGTGAAGGTGTTGAACCATCAGATGCTTTAATTGAGAATATTCGCGAGTTTGTCAAAAGGGGATTATCAGCTCATGCGGCCCCGCGTGAAATTGAGTTTAAGGAAAAACTACCTAAAACAAGAAGTGGTAAAATTATGCGACGTGTGTTGAAGGCATGGGAGTTAAATTTACCAACTGGTGATCTTTCGACGATGGAAGATTAA